One Dromiciops gliroides isolate mDroGli1 chromosome 3, mDroGli1.pri, whole genome shotgun sequence DNA segment encodes these proteins:
- the LOC122746211 gene encoding olfactory receptor 52K1-like, which produces MNPLNDSNFPSTFFLAGIPGLAFAHIWISLPFFLMFFMAVTGNCILLFLIVTDHSLHQSMFFFLSMLSSVDLVLSLSTMPKMLTIFWFDSTAISSHACLVQMFFIHAFSAMESGVLVAMALDRYVAICNPLRYSSILTPVVTAQIGGLVMLRGIGLTVLFPSLARRLTYCGSHVIAYTYCEHMAVVKLACGDTTIDNINAFIVALFLGIGDVAFIAYSYGRILQTVLNFPSHEARAKAGSTCTAHVIVILFFYMPGFLSVIMQRFGPPTASAAKVIFANLYLLFPPALNPIIYGVKTKQIRERLLVILNPKQIDPT; this is translated from the coding sequence ATGAACCCTCTAAATGACTCCAACTTCCCATCCACATTTTTCCTGGCTGGCATACCAGGGTTGGCCTTTGCACACATCTGGATTTCACTGCCCTTCTTCTTAATGTTCTTCATGGCTGTGACTGGGAATTGCATCCTACTCTTCCTCATCGTCACAGACCACAGTCTCCACCAGTCCatgttcttctttctctccatgcTCTCCTCTGTTGACCTGGTCCTTTCTCTGTCCACCATGCCCAAGATGCTCACCATCTTCTGGTTTGATTCCACAGCCATCAGCTCCCATGCCTGCCTCGTCCAAATGTTCTTCATTCACGCTTTTTCTGCTATGGAATCAGGGGTGCTGGTGGCCATGGCATTGGATCGCTATGTAGCCATCTGTAACCCACTGCGCTACTCCTCTATTCTCACCCCCGTGGTCACTGCCCAAATTGGGGGTCTAGTCATGCTCCGGGGCATTGGACTCACTGTCTTATTCCCAAGTCTGGCTCGACGTTTGACCTACTGTGGGTCACATGTCATTGCCTACACCTATTGTGAGCACATGGCTGTGGTGAAACTGGCCTGTGGGGACACCACAATAGACAACATCAATGCCTTTATTGTAGCACTATTCCTAGGTATTGGTGATGTGGCTTTCATTGCTTACTCCTATGGGCGCATCCTACAGACAGTATTGAATTTCCCTTCACATGAAGCCCGGGCCAAAGCAGGAAGTACGTGCACTGCTCatgttattgtcattctttttttctacatGCCAGGCTTCCTCTCTGTCATTATGCAGCGCTTTGGGCCCCCCACCGCCTCTGCAGCCAAAGTCATCTTTGCCAACCTCTACCTGCTCTTCCCACCTGCTCTCAACCCTATCATCTATGGGGTCAAGACAAAGCAGATTCGAGAGAGGCTGTTGGTGATCCTCAATCCCAAGCAGATTGACCCCACCTGA